In Sciurus carolinensis unplaced genomic scaffold, mSciCar1.2, whole genome shotgun sequence, a single window of DNA contains:
- the LOC124975315 gene encoding LOW QUALITY PROTEIN: uncharacterized protein LOC124975315 (The sequence of the model RefSeq protein was modified relative to this genomic sequence to represent the inferred CDS: substituted 1 base at 1 genomic stop codon), which yields MGQSMVTPLSLTLDHWQDVRSRANNMSVEITKKKWIALCSSEWPAFNVGWPKEGTFNLDLISQVKSQVFILGPRGHPDQVPYIVTWENLVSNPPPWVTPFSSLKPSPPSPLSPSPLPSAPLAPIPAPSTQSSRLYPILDKSKPPASSRSKSRTILPPNESTLMDLMTEKPQPYPPQPLPAPHSDSSEEEEESPVAGAPPDPSPMVGRLRGRREPPNLGKTSKAFPLRQTGGPNSPYQYWPFSASDLYNWKAHNPPFSSDPVALISLIESVLVTHQPTWDDCQQLLQTLLTSEEKQKVLLEARKNVPGDNGHPTQLPNLINEAFPLTRPDWDYSTDEGRNHLRLYRQLLIAGLHGAGRRPTNLAQVRQTIQRAEETPTAFLERLKEAYRRFTPFDPDSEEQKGNVSMAFIWQSAPDIRSKLQRLDNLQDYSLADLLKEAERIFNKRETPEEREERIRKVQEEREMRYKEELDRRERERDRKRNKELSKILATVAQAELKENRLGKEKGRSRPLVEHDQCAYCKEKGHWVKDCPKNPKRLPNLRKYPNRAPQLLALDDEDXGRQGQELPPEPRVTLRVGEQLITFLVDTGAQHSVLTQAPGPLSSKTTWVQGATGCKSYRWTTKREVHLASGKVSHSFLHVPDCPYPLLGRDLLTKLKAQIHFENGKASVSGPNGAPLHILTFKLEDEYRLFDSTPQPDRNMDYWITTYPEAWAETGEVGMAIRQPPIVIPLKTTASPINIKQYPMSMEAYQGIKPHIQRLLDQGILTPCRSPWNTPLLPVKKPGTKDYRPVQDLREVNKRVEDIHPTVPNPYNLLSTLPPTHTWYTVLDLKDAFFCLRLSPQSQALFAFEWRDPEKGLSGQLTWTRLPQGFKNSPTLFDEALHQDLADFRVRHPSLIMLQYVDDILLAATSEEECLEGTKALLQTLGQLGYRASAKKAQICQTKVTYLGYELCDGQRWLTPARKETISSIPVPKNPKQLREFLGTAGFCRLWIPGFAEIAAPLYPLTKQNNPFTWTEEHQMAFDQIKLALLSAPALGLPDVTRPFDLFVDEKQGYAKGVLTQKLGPWRRPIAYLSKKLDSVASGWPPCLRMVAAVAILIKDATKLTLGQPLTLLTPHTIEAIIRQPPDRWISNARLTHYQSLLLDTDRIQFGPVVTLNPATFLPLPGGPTPHNCQQILAETQGTRPDLTDQPMKDAELVWYTDGSSYLLDGERRAGAAITTESEVIWASALPGGTSAQRAELIALTQALKLAEGKKLNVYTDSRYAFATAHIHGEIYRRRGLLTSDGKEIKNKTEILALLKALFLPKKLSIVHCPGHQKGDHPEAKGNRLADETARNAALGPQLLVTTLLPQKVKKSPEDFDEHWVYEDPDLDIVQHLEATYNPAEGTWEYQGKTVMPIKHTKEIIRSLHRLTHLGAKKMRTLLDHGEGNLYLLHRDSIIRQVVRNCQACAQVNAGKIKFGIGIRARGHKPGTSWEVDFTEIKPGMYGYRYLLVFVDTFSGWVEAYPTRHETAKVVAKKLLEEIFPRYGVPGAIGSDNGPAFTSQVSQLVASTLGINWKLHCAYRPQSSGQVERMNRTIKETLTKLTLETGTRDWVQLLPLALYRARNTPGPQGLTPFEILYGAPPPAVNFYETEISALFTPTLQTHLRALQLVQNEVWKPLAAAYKEQLEKPTVPHSFKIGDTVWVRRHQSKNLEPRCKGPYTVLLTTPTTIKVDGIAAWIHAAHAKAAHPQDSAPTPQESTWRL from the coding sequence atggggcaatccatggtaacccctCTAAGTCTCACTCTCGACCATTGGCAGGATGTCCGGAGCCGAGCCAACAACATGTCGGTCgagattacaaagaaaaaatggataGCACTCTGCTCCTCTGAATGGCCAGCTTTCAATGTCGGTTGGCCCAAAGAAGGAACCTTTAACCTTGATCTTATTTCACAGGTCAAATCCCAAGTTTTCATTCTAGGACCCAGAGGACACCCAGATCAAGTCCCCTACATCGTGACTTGGGAAAATCTAGTCTCTAACCCACCCCCATGGGTCACCCCTTTCTCCTCACTTAAGccctctcccccttctcctctAAGCCCCTCACCTCTCCCATCTGCACCCCTTGCTCCCATTCCGGCACCATCTACCCAAAGTTCTAGGTTGTACCCTATATTAGATAAGTCTAAACCCCCAGCCTCAAGCAGGTCAAAGTCGCGAACGATCCTTCCACCCAATGAATCCACCCTGATGGACCTGATGACAGAGAAACCCCAACCCTATCCACCCCAACCTCTTCCAGCTCCCCATTCAGATTCCTCCgaagaagaggaagaatcacCTGTCGCCGGTGCCCCTCCAGACCCATCCCCCATGGTGGGGCGACTCCGGGGACGCCGAGAACCCCCAAATCTGGGGAAAACTTCAAAAGCCTTCCCCTTGCGCCAGACCGGGGGCCCTAATAGTCCATACCAGTATTGGCCATTCTCCGCCTCTGATCTTTATAATTGGAAGGCTCATAACCCTCCTTTCTCTAGTGACCCAGTTGCCTTGATTTCTCTGATTGAGTCTGTTCTAGTGACCCACCAGCCAACCTGGGATGATTGTCAGCAACTTCTCCAGACTCTCCTCACCTCTGAGGAGAAACAAAAAGTGTTACTGGAGGCTCGAAAAAATGTTCCAGGGGATAATGGGCATCCCACTCAACTACCAAACCTGATCAATGAAGCCTTTCCTTTGACCCGACCAGATTGGGACTATAGCACTGATGAAGGTAGGAACCACCTACGTCTCTATCGCCAGTTGCTTATAGCGGGTCTCCATGGAGCAGGGCGACGGCCCACTAATTTGGCCCAGGTAAGACAGACTATCCAGCGGGCGGAAGAAACCCCGACCGCATTTCTAGAAAGGTTGAAAGAGGCTTATCGAAGATTCACTCCCTTCGATCCAGATAGTGAGGAGCAGAAAGGTAACGTCTCCATGGCATTTATCTGGCAATCAGCCCCAGATATAAGAAGCAAGTTACAAAGGTTGGATAATCTGCAGGACTATTCCTTGGCAGATCTACTGAAGGAAGcagaaaggatttttaataaGAGGGAAActccagaagaaagggaagaaagaattaggaaagtgcaagaggaaagagagatgagATACAAAGAGGAATTAgatagaagggaaagggaaagagatcgaaagagaaataaagaattaagtaaaatacTGGCCACGGTCGCGCAGGCAGAACTAAAGGAGAATAGgctaggaaaggaaaaagggcgAAGCAGGCCCCTCGTAGAGCATGACCAATGTGCCTACTGCAAGGAAAAAGGACACTGGGTTAAGGACTGTCCAAAGAACCCAAAAAGGCTTCCCAACTTAAGGAAGTACCCAAACCGAGCCCCCCAATTGCTGGCTTTAGATGATGAAGATTAGGGGCGTCAGGGCCAGGAGCTCCCCCCTGAGCCCCGGGTAACTCTTCGAGTGGGGGAGCAACTGATTACTTTCCTAGTAGACACCGGAGCCCAACATTCGGTACTAACCCAAGCTCCAGGGCCCTTGAGCAGCAAGACCACATGGGTCCAAGGAGCCACCGGGTGCAAATCTTACCGATGGACCACCAAAAGAGAAGTGCATCTTGCCTCAGGTAAAGTCTCCCACTCATTCTTACATGTACCTGACTGTCCATACCCACTACTAGGAAGAGACTTACTAACTAAATTGAAAGcccaaattcattttgaaaatgggaaAGCCTCAGTCAGCGGACCAAACGGGGCTCCTTTACATATACTAACCTTTAAATTGGAAGATGAGTACCGACTATTTGATAGCACCCCACAACCCGATCGGAACATGGACTATTGGATTACTACTTACCCAGAAGCTTGGGCAGAAACCGGGGAAGTGGGGATGGCAATACGCCAGCCCCCTATAGTGATTCCACTTAAGACTACTGCCTCCCCTATTAACATCAAGCAGTACCCCATGTCAATGGAGGCTTACCAGGGCATTAAGCCACACATCCAGCGGCTCTTAGACCAAGGCATTCTAACCCCTTGTCGATCGCCCTGGAATACCCCCTTACTCCCAGTTAAGAAGCCCGGGACTAAAGATTACCGGCCAGTTCAGGACTTaagagaagtaaataaaagggtAGAAGATATTCACCCCACGGTGCCTAATCCCTACAACCTCCTGAGCACCCTGCCTCCCACTCACACCTGGTACACAGTATTGGATTTAAAGGACGCATTCTTCTGCCTAAGGTTAAGCCCCCAAAGCCAGGCCCTCTTTGCATTTGAATGGAGGGATCCTGAGAAGGGGCTCTCTGGGCAGCTGACCTGGACCAGACTACCGCAGGGATTCAAGAACAGCCCGACACTCTTTGACGAGGCTTTACACCAGGACTTGGCCGACTTCCGGGTAAGACACCCCTCCTTAATAAtgctccaatatgtggatgacatcttATTGGCAGCTACCTCTGAGGAGGAATGCCTGGAAGGAACGAAAGCGTTATTGCAAACCCTAGGGCAACTAGGGTACCGGGCATCAGCCAAAAAGGCACAAATTTGTCAAACCAAAGTTACTTACCTTGGCTATGAGCTATGTGATGGCCAAAGGTGGCTGACCCCAGCCAGAAAAGAGACTATTTCAAGCATCCCAGTCCCCAAGAACCCCAAGCAGCTGCGGGAATTTCTAGGGACTGCAGGATTTTGCAGACTATGGATTCCTGGGTTCGCGGAAATTGCAGCCCCTTTGTACccactgacaaaacaaaacaacccatttACTTGGACTGAGGAACATCAGATGGCATTTGATCAAATTAAATTGGCCCTCCTGTCTGCCCCTGCCTTGGGTCTGCCAGATGTCACCAGACCCTTCGATCTGTTTGTAGACGAGAAACAAGGCTATGCTAAAGGAGTCCTAACCCAAAAATTAGGACCTTGGAGGCGTCCTATAGCCTACTTGTCCAAGAAATTGGATTCTGTAGCATCAGGATGGCCCCCTTGCCTTCGGATGGTGGCGGCAGTCGCCATCCTAATTAAAGATGCCACCAAATTGACTCTGGGACAGCCATTAACTTTACTAACACCCCATACCATCGAGGCCATTATTCGTCAACCTCCCGACCGCTGGATTTCTAATGCCCGGCTCACCCACTACCAATCTCTGCTGCTGGACACGGACCGAATCCAATTCGGCCCCGTTGTCACCTTAAACCCAGCAACATTCCTGCCCCTTCCAGGAGGACCTACCCCCCATAACTGCCAGCAGATTCTTGCAGAAACCCAAGGAACCAGACCAGATCTCACAGATCAACCTATGAAGGATGCAGAGCTGGTATGGTACACTGATGGAAGCAGTTATCTACTTGATGGGGAACGACGGGCGGGAGCAGCTATCACCACCGAGTCAGAGGTAATTTGGGCAAGTGCACTACCGGGAGGAACTTCAGCTCAGCGGGCAGAATTGATAGCCTTAACACAGGCATTAAAACTAGCTGAAGGAAAGAAACTCAATGTGTATACAGACAGTAGGTATGCCTTTGCCACCGCCCACATTCATGGAGAAATTTATCGACGGCGAGGATTGCTAACTTCAGATGGAAAGgagatcaaaaataaaactgaaattttagccTTACTAAAAGCCTTGTTCTTGCCAAAGAAACTAAGCATAGTACACTGTCCCGGTCACCAGAAGGGGGATCACCCGGAGGCAAAAGGGAACAGGCTGGCAGACGAAACTGCAAGAAATGCGGCTCTAGGACCACAACTCCTAGTGACCACCCTATTGCCACAAAAGGTTAAGAAGTCGCCTGAGGACTTCGATGAACACTGGGTCTATGAGGACCCAGATTTGGACATTGTGCAACACCTAGAGGCCACCTATAACCCGGCTGAAGGCACATGGGAATACCAGGGAAAAACTGTAATGCCTATCAAACACACCAAAGAAATAATAAGGTCCTTGCACCGACTTACTCATTTGGGAGCTAAAAAGATGAGAACCCTCTTGGATCATGGAGAAGGAAATCTATACCTGCTCCACAGAGACTCAATCATCAGGCAAGTCGTGAGAAATTGTCAAGCTTGTGCTCAGGTTAACgcaggtaaaataaaatttgggattGGAATCCGGGCCAGAGGGCACAAGCCTGGAACCAGTTGGGAAGTCGACTTCACAGAAATCAAGCCTGGTATGTATGGATACAGgtatcttttagtttttgtagacactttttcaggatgggtagAAGCATATCCCACTCGGCATGAGACTGCTAAAGTCGTAGCAAAGAAGCTACTGGAAGAAATCTTTCCAAGGTATGGTGTACCTGGGGCCATTGGTTCAGATAACGGGCCTGCCTTCACCTCCCAGGTAAGTCAGTTAGTGGCCAGTACATTGGGGATTAATTGGAAATTACATTGTGCTTaccgaccccaaagctcagggcaggtagaaagaatgaatagaacTATCAAGGAGACTTTAACCAAATTAACGCTTGAAACTGGCACTAGAGACTGGGTGCAACTCCTGCCTTTAGCTTTGTACAGGGCCAGGAACACCCCTGGCCCTCAAGGACTAACCCCCTTTGAAATTCTGTATGGTGCCCCACCACCCGCTGTCAATTTCTATGAAACTGAGATTTCTGCTCTATTCACCCCCACCCTGCAGACCCATTTGCGTGCATTGCAGTTAGTCCAAAATGAAGTCTGGAAGCCCCTAGCGGCAGCCTATAAGGAACAGCTGGAGAAACCAACAGTGCCACACTCCTTCAAGATAGGAGACACCGTCTGGGTCCGGAGACATCAGAGCAAAAACCTTGAACCTCGCTGTAAAGGACCTTACACCGTCTTGCTGACCACCCCTACCACCATCAAGGTAGACGGCATTGCAGCCTGGATCCACGCAGCCCACGCGAAAGCGGCACATCCACAAGACTCCGCCCCGACACCCCAGGAATCAACATGGAGGTTATGA